In Pieris rapae chromosome 10, ilPieRapa1.1, whole genome shotgun sequence, the genomic window ttttagtaGAATGACCACTCgattactaatattatcatCACCTGGGGCAGAATTTGGCTTAAGAGAACTAATGATTTTTATGACTTCACGCTCGTCACAaggaagaaaaagaaaagaatttaaattagcgGAAATTGACACTTTGGAGCAAAGGTCTTGTTCAGTCTGGTTTGTCTTAGACAATATATCGGAAGCCAATTTATTCCCTACCGAACTAAAGTAATTGTTTACAATATCGAGAGATTTTTCAGGGTTTTCCTGTAGATCAAGAAGTTTATTAGAATTTGATTTAGTTGGGTTAAGGTGGCATATATTTCTGATAGATTTCCATAGTTTCCTACTATTGTCTTTGTTCTTAAGGATGGTGTTAGCctcatgtaaatttttaaggtttttaagtATGTTATTACAGAAATTTCGGTATTGCGTATATTGCTTTTGGAGCGGTTCGTTGTTAGGTTGTTTTCTTGATAAGCTATGCAACTGATCTCTTCTTCTCACACAGCGTAGCAAACCAGGTGTTATCCATGGCTTTCTGATACTTTgagaatttcttttataaatgatttttgtgttGGTGTTAACTGCATTTGTAATTGTACTTGTGAAAGCACCAactgtttcatttatattttcgatGTTATAAAGAAAGGTCCAATCGACCCCTGATAGATCTTTATACAGTTGGTCGTGGTCTATAACTTTACTTATCAAAAGAGAGGCTttgactaaattattattcaggtGTTTAGTCTGATCGATTCCTATAATGACAGACATGTGATCATTCACTTGGGAATGGCAGACAGCCACGCGTGATTGTGAATGGGATCTAATGAGTGCATGATCTAGACAATTACCTCCACGAGTTGGTAAGAAGTGTCCTTGTATAAGACCGTAGAAGTTCACTAACTCAAGAAACTTATGAGCTCTTCGATCGTCGGTCGTCTCCTTAATGTCGATATTAAGATCCCCAACTATATAGATAGGGTGTCCATTGTACGATAAAATGAGGTTTTCGAGTGAGTCGAGAAAATTATCAACATTATAGAAGGAAGGCGATCTATAAATTGATATGATAACagccttattatttaaatgactaaCTAAGCAGTTAGCATCTGTAAATGCCGGTTCAGTTATATTAacgttaatgttatttttatgaaaaattacgaTTCCGTCGCACTTGTTAATGTATTTGTGGGAGAAAGTACATGAATATCCATCTATGTGAATACCTGTAAAATTTTCATCAATCCAACACTCAGTTAGGACAATTAAATCAGGATTAAATTGAAGCCTCATAAGAAACACTAGAAAGctatcaaaatttttattaatgctaCGGATGTTTTGAGTAACAATGGTGAGGTCTGTGGATTCGAAAAAAACTTTACAGTCTTCcggataattaaaatattggttGGTTATGAAATTTGTATCATCTATGTCGCGAATTAAACCCAAATTATCGAATTTTCAAATAGATAGAAAAAATGGCATAAAAAAcgataaaattgtatctaaatgtGTTTAGGATTGTATTACCGATTGAGTCATATTTgtcgaataatataatagggaAAAGTAGACAATTGTATAAGGTATATGGCCTATCACAATCATAGTGGTACTTTgataaatttgatatattcaTAATCATAGCAATAATTAATGGTTCAGTTATTTTGCTGTCATATCTGTGGAGTGGTTCTGTatagtgtattttttgtttgtagaaCGTGTTAATCTTTGAATggaattttgaaaaagtaaggaaattaaatataaacaataacaataaaaaacatataactaCAGCTAACACCAGTCATGCTTTACTTAGCGAGTTAAGGTGatcttcattttttattagaatgtaAGGAAAGCCGTTCTTCTTCCTAAGATATACGTTGCCATTAGCAGACCAGCAGTACTCGTACTGTTCTGACTTCGCAAACTCCCTTGCAAGAAAATAAATGCGCTTTGCTTTAGGTGTTAGGTATTCtgatatataaatagctttattaCCTCCGAGTCCCAAATGGCTGGCATTCAGCTTGTTAGCTGTATTCCCCACGTTGTACTTACGTGTCgcacttaaaatattgttctttATAAGGGTATTCGAAAGTTCGACGGTGAGGTTCCAACACATGTTGTCTTTCCTGCTGGTGAATCGGCTAACATCTCTAATATCACCTGAGTGTATCTCTATGTTAAGCCCAGAACAAAGTTGCCTTATAAAACCAAACAGCTCCGACTTCGTTGGGGTTGGGGTTTGTTTAGGAACGTTACGAATCTCGATGCATGTCTTGTTCATAGCTCGAGCTAAGGCTTCCTGTTTATCCTCCAGGTCACTAATTTGAGCCGAAATTGCCGtccaatcttttttaaaactgtCGATTTTTCCTTGTAGTTCAAAGATCTTTTCGGAAACAAAATCTACTGACTTTCCAATGTCTTGACTAGTGTTATTAGCAGTTGTTAATTTAGCTGAAAGTTCGGCAATACGACCTTCCATGGCATCCAGTCGGCTGTTCTGTTGGTCTTGCAATTTGTCGAGCCTGGCATTTTGGTCACGTTGGAAAGCTCGCAGCCATTCCCTGATTTCGTTTTTTAGAACGAGGAAATCGTCCTTCTCGTCGCGCGCAGGTCTTCGCTTTTGCCGCGATTTAGTATTGACGTGGTCGCTCTCCTGTGTTGAGCTATCACCTGCATCGCGTTCCAACTGAATATTTCCTTGTGTTGGAGAagattttttcattatgtacTTCAGTTGTCAAAGCTAAGGTTCAAAATTCGTTGGAACAGATAAAGATGTCAGCAACAAGTGTAGCAGCCCTGATTGGCGAGCGTCCTTCCCGTATTGCGTAAGCTGATTTGCGTATGCGCAAAGAGGGACAGAGCAATGTGATGTGGGAGGGGCTAACGCACCGGTGGAGGGGCTTACGGTCGTCTGATGGAGGCACGGTACCAGGATCACAGCACTTAACGGAGACAATTTTTGCGAGTCTCAACGAAAAACTAAACCTCCCAACGTTTCATGTGAGCCGGGTGTCGTTACACAATTTTGAtgccaaatttatttaaattttggaaataaataatattatttaaactgcaCTTTCACTTAAAACACGTCTAAACTGTGCGGCGCCGGAGGGGAAGAGGTTATTAGATTATTAGGTATTAAAACTCCGTTATTTATACCTTgcgtaagtaaaatatatttacgtttaataaatttccatcaaatttttatattcttttcgGTCGCTTTATATTACTAAGTAACGCCAAAAAACGCTCCAAGATTTTTCGTTTTGTGATTCGCATAAagcattttttgtatttttttctactaaatTAAGCAAGTGTACTATCAAGAAAATTAGCGCCGTgtcaaaattgttttagattaaaatgtttcccttttgtatttttagtacAAATACAGTCTActaaatgttgttattaaataaaaaattaaattatttactgtaGTTATAAAGTGAAGACGGCGATCGGTATCAGAATCAATTCGAACAGCATGCTGCTTAAACAATAAGTatctgaaaatgtatttttaatcatataagAAACATAAAACAGATCATTCGTAATTTGAaactgataataaaattatacataagtttaatattaaagcgTAAGTAAGTAGTAACtgtgtaaattctattttaatcaaaatcgattttttatgCCAAAACATCGATTCGTCGAGTTTTGACAGACTGTAtaggttaaattttaatataacctgATCTGTGCTTAAGTCATTAATTCTCTGCACTTAAAGTTATATCTCCGATAATtgcttattaaaaacaaaaaaaccctTTAAAATATAGGACTATATagaaagttaattataataagggGTCATTAAAATATCTGATATGGAAGGTCCTCCTATCGTTTTGGAAGATGGGCTAGATCTACAGTttagttttactttttatctaataataataggttttAGTTGATTGATGATAGGTTTGTAAGTTACCCTATAATTTACCTTTCGATTTACAGGAAACTAATTACTTCAagttctatattaaatataaacgtaGATTACGATGACTTGGATAATTTTCTAGAAGACGATGACAACAACAAGTTTGATCTCATTGGTGAGCCTGTTGAATCATTTGAAAGCCTAGAAAGAGATCTAGCACCTATTGATGGTAATGGCTatgttaaaaagaaaacgTTAGAGGAGGGTGGTGGTATGCCTTTACATGAAGGATGCACAGTTTACATTGCCTATTCTGGATACTGGGAAAATAGTTTAGAACCTTTTGATATTTGGAAACCCAATAAACCCCTAGTAAGTTTTAGTTCAaagtatttcataattaatgtaacattttattctaaactgttatttttacatttatttagcttTGCAGGTAGTTGATTTAAAGGAAAATGGTTTGTTACCTGGAATATTATTGGCAGTAAAATCCATGTTAGTAGgagaaaaatctatttttctaCTATCACACCAAGTGGCATATGGAGATTTAGGTATACCACCAAGAATTAAACCAAGAGCTAAATGTGTCttctatataaaacttataaaaagtatactGACTCCCAAAGAAGGGTAAGTAGTTATTGTGTTtggaattaatatatttaaactaattcaCTATTTACTTGTTCCTTCATTTTTACTTTCAGGCCACTAAATTTCTCTGAACCAAATATGTTTAAGAGAGTTCTTCATGAAGTAAAGATGATTCATGTGTCTGGTGTTACTTTgtataaatcaaaaaatctGTCTGCTGCAATCCAGTTATTCAAAAAAGGAGTAAACATGCTTCACAAATGTCGTTTGGCTGATGAAGATGAAGAAATGCAGCAACggaaattattagtaaaattgtaCACTAATTTAGCTATATGTTATAACCTCACAAAACAACCACTTAAGGCTTGTATATCATGCAATGAGTTACATAGGTTGGATAATTTATGGAATAATagcaaagttttatttcaaaatgctAAAGCATTAAGAATGATAGGACAATTTGAGGAAGCTCATAAAAAACTCAAGAGGGCTCTGAAATTAAGTCCAAATAATAATGGAATCAAAGCTGAAGTtgaattattagaaaataccaGCAAAGAATGTTGTATTGATGTGTGTTTAAATAACGGCAGGAATTTAATAGACAACAATTTCAAAAGGGAAGTAGATAGCTTAGTTGTaaactttaaacaaaatccaaatgtttgtaaattaacATTGCCGCCTGGTATGAATTATAGTGAAATGGAGTATGTAAAAGAAGCTTGTTTAAgagagaatttatttttcaaccaAGTTCAAGAGACCTATACACTGGATAAAGAATCAGATGatgttaaagattttattaactttgtgATAGATTcatagataaattttaaataaaaaatatattttatttgatgttCTCTTAATTCTgcagtgttttattaaaagtcatTTAATCCAAAATCCTTAATGGTCATATCACATTGACAATAAAGTCAAGTAAGCTacataattttgaattgataTTGAAGTCATAAAAAAGTAAGAGAATTCAATGGGGTTTCTCTATTTCTTTtggatacaattatttatttttaatttaataattaacaaagccTTTTCTTcaactacatatttaaaattatacatcaaATTGTAAATTTCCTACTTTGAAGTCACTAAAAGAAATTGCTCTTAAACTTGAGTGTTCAATGATAagtgtatatgtattataattaatttattgtagtataattaatttgatatatttgttttaaatattgtttgatgatttgcttttttaaaagagtaccgagagttttttacgccggctttttctctcggcctacaccctctgtctttgccgatgagtagggatgcctacaagtttgaattgattgacgtggaataagtaatacctagaagatcttatgttccaaaataaacgtattttatttattagctatGGATACCTGAATCTTTACGAgttgaataatgaaataattttaactaatttaaatgcTCAATGCTCCTTACTGATATGTGGGAACTAAGTTTTGCTTTGATTAAAGCAATGGGTCCTGGGTGTAGtaggaaaattgtaaataagacttaacaacaaatattttattgcgtaattataatttttgtaaagctATGTAAACTAGTCTATTGATGGAACCATAACACCTCCAAAATGCAGTTTTcttaacataaatacaaatgcAACTGCTTTGAAGCAACCACACTGTTTTACAAGTTcaacaaaatactttttagtttTGTGTTGGCAGGTTTAGGAGTACATTTTGTCCTTGAGGTAAGTAAGTAACGTTGCGTGATTTGGATAGTTGGTATGCAATGTCTTCTGCTGCTTCAATACGTCTAAGTTCTACAAGACCTTCACCAGCAGATCCAAATGATTTAGCAAGCAACACAGCGGCTTGAGCATCTCCCTCTGCTGCTATAATGGCTGCTTTCTTTTGTTGTTCAGCCTTTTCTACTAAGAATCTAGCTTTTTCAGCTTCTTGCTGTGCAACTTGCTTCAACTCAACAGCCTGTGTAAACTCCTTGCCAAATGTCAAGTGGGTAATAGAAATATCATCAAGAATCAAACCAAACTGTGCTGCTCTTTCTGTTAAACTTTCACTTACTTTTTGTGACACAATCTgtaacaacaaaattaaaatgaaatgagaATATATTgtcatatgtattttgtgtatataattaGGGAGTTTGAAGGCAgctaaaattttcaaataattgtatccAGGTGAAGTGTCAATGAAGAGTACAGATTATGGTATGactaaagtaatattaaaaataacacaataaataGCAATTAAATTGACCTCTCTTTGCGTAATTAGTTCGCCTGCATCAAATTGGGCAACAACAGCCTTTAGAACTTCAGCTGTTATAGATGGTAGTACTCTTTCATCATAATCAATACCAAGAATTGTGTAGATCTTTGGAAGCTGATCTGGTACTGGTCTGAATAAAATACGAAGGGTGATATTGACATTTTGCAGAtctgaaacataaaaatacaattgttcAAAACAGTTATCTTAAAAACCAAGTGTGTCtatagaacattttatttcagaaatgtttatatgatatttaaaaatgccatatatttgtattttacatatatataaataaaaatgtattggattttttagattatttctTTTCCAgaattattatactaataaataataaagtataaacttACCTTTACTTCCAGTAACAGTTGGAACATTACGAGGTCTAGACcttatatcaaaaacaatCGGTCTTTGAACCCAAGGGATGAAGAAGTGAGTTCCTTCACCAACTACTAAGTTTTTAACACCAGCAAATCTGTCAAATATTACTGCTCTGTGGCCACCATCAACTgaacaagaaatatataatttatttcatatcagtCATATAAGACACCATGAAAGAcctttaagatatatataccATATATTACATACCATTGTATAATGCTGAATTCACTACTCCTCCAACCAGAGCTACTCCCAATCCAAGTTGGCCAATGCGATTGAAAAGTTGGGCCATctgtagtaaataatatatcgcattttataaaaatactatatattaatttatacattcaaGTTTACtttttgcattaaaattttttaattgttatcacAAAATAACCTCAAAGATACATGAAACGAGATAgctgatttattaaaataataagtatggAATTACCTTAACAGCCTTTCTTCCTATATCTCTcaagtttgtatttattaatatatgaactaatatatatttttaggtttattACACAAAACGTACTATAATCAcgtaagaattattaaaattgaggAATTTGAGCACAATTTGCCATAGATAAAGAGAACTTAGGTAGAGATAGTTAATTATGGATTCTATACAGAgtatataagattatattaGGATGCACAgcttacatttatatttaaaatatgtattagctGTGTTATGTGTACATACGAATaccatatcttttttttttttttttttttatatataattttcaatctactcccctgccatagtgtccagggactttatatttcactgatattatttaacgcgtcgggaattacgccccgactacatcggtaatatttttattaacaatattcatgggcgaGCCGGGGCGCAATTCCCCGCGAGACCCGctctttctgttttatttgccGCCTTTATATGTACAACTATTTTTTCACAGAACCGTTCCAGGCACGGTCTgtgctttattaatatgtccTGTAGGCCGTTACGGTCTACAGTCATCTGTATTTGTTGCTCCAGGTCGTGCCTGGACGATGCGAATATAGGGCAGTGTAGAAGCACATGTTCCACTGTTTGCTCTTCATTACTGCAGGCACATGTTGGGCTTGtcctaattttaaatctgtgcAGGTAATATGCAAAGGCTCCGTGCCCTGTTAGAATTTGCGCCATCTGGGGTGTGAAACGCTTCTCTTTTACCAATTTATACGCAGTTTTAACAttgcctataaataattttgtagttcCAGCTGTTTCACCCCCCAGGTAGCGCTCATTCCATACTTCCAGAGTCCTTTGCCTTATCtgatgtttaatatatgacaGGGGGTATGCAGCGTATTCAGGTTCTGACCTTAGTTTTTCCGACGCTTCTTTTGCTAATGTGTCCGCTCTCTCGTTCCCCGGCGTACCAACGTGCGCCTTTATCCAGAAGAGGCTTATATGAGTTCCTGTTCTCCGGCACTCTTCCAGGCTCCGGCGGATCTCGGCTACCTGGGGATCGAGAGATCGTCCACTCACTATAGCATCTAGTGCTGACTTTGAGtcactgtatattttaacgtCGCGCTTGTTTTTATCCACGTGGCTAGTCGCGTTCCGTAGTGCCATCAGTTCGGCTTGAAATACTGTGCAGTGGGGCGCCATCTTCATTTTCTTGCTGTTTATTTCCATTCCATCTTTCCATTCTGTCCAAGCGGCGCCCACTCCTGTACTTGTTTTGCTGCCGTCCGTATAGATTTGTGTGCCGCCGTGTCTTGCGATTTCTTCCGGATTTGTGAGCATCTTATAGtcaagttttgtttgtttcgccGGGTGTGGGAGATCCACATATCGCACTCTCTTCTCTAATTCCTCGCCCTCCTTCAGTATTTCCGTGCTGACTCCCCTTTTTATCTCGTATAAGGCAGCGGCTTCTTGAATACGTAGGTCTAGAGGAAGTATCCCGGCCAGTAGGGTTGCCGCGTGTAACGATGTCGTCCTATAAGTTTTGGCAATTTTTTGGGCAAAGCCCCTTTGCAGatggtttagttttttccGTACACAGATTTTATTTGTCGCGGGAGCCCACACCGCGGCCGCATACATTACGATTGGTTCAATAACGGCAGTGTACGTGGTCGCGATAACCTCCTGGTTTAGTCCCCATTCGATCTTCGCGGCTTTAGCCAGCTGTTTATATATCTGAATGGCTTTCCGGCATACTCTCTCCACATGTCTGTTGAATGTGAGTCTAGAATCCAGATCAACTCCGAGGATTCGGATGTGGTTATCCATCTGTATCGgtacattattcatatttagccGTGGGGTGTCATATTTTAGTTTGCGAGTCACCACCATGGCTTTGGTCTTGTGTGGCGCAAATTTCAGTTTGTTTAGGATACCCCATCTATGTATCCGGTTCAATGTTAGGTTGAGTTTCTGCTGGATCTCGCTACCGGTTTCTCCTTCCGCTATCAAAACGATGTCATCCGCAAAAGCCTGGACGTACTCACCACTATTTTGCAAGTCCTGGAGGAGCGGGTCCAATATTAGATTCCACATTGTTGGTCCCCCTATTGAACCCTGAACGCAGCCTTTGTTAGTAACTTTTTCAACCGTGTGTCCAGCGtaggttaatttaatttgtctttcaTGTAAGTAACTATCCATAACTTTCCTTAGTTTTAATGGGCATTGTTCTTCTGCCAGGCGGACTCTAATTTGCGGCCACCAAGCGCTGTCAAAGGCGCCCTCTATATCGAGTGATACGATGGTTAGtatcttcttttgtttcagcTTTGCGCGTATATGTGTGACTGCGTCATATAGGGCGTCCTCAGTGCTCCGCTGGGGCATGAATCCGTATTGGATTTTCGAGGTTTTCGGGACTAGATGCCACTTTAACCGAACGATTAGCATCTTTTCGTATACTTTACCTAGAAGAGGTAGTAAGCCTATGGGTCGATAAGACTTCGCGTTTGAATAATCGGCCTTACCCGGTTTGCgcaatacaattattgtagCAATTTTCCACAATTTGGGGAAGTACCCTAGCTCCAGGCATTTGTTTAGGACGGTGAGGAATAAGTTAGGCGCCGCGTTTATCGCGTGCCAACTTATGTCCGCCGTTATGCCATCTTCTCCGGGGGCCTTTCTGGGGTTGAAACTGAGAGCGGCAGTTTCGAGTTCAGTCATTGTGAAAGGGGTATCATAGACTAAGTTATGTTCCTCTTTGTTTACTGTGTTTGCTCTTCTTCTTACCAATTCGTGGTCTTCAGTTTCATCCTCACTAGTATCTTCCGGGAAGAAAGTTCTTGCCAGGGTCTCCGCTGACTCCCTTTCACTAACATATCTACCGTCCCTGCAAAGTGGTATATCCTGGACTCTGGTCTCTGTCCCTCTTATCACTCTATATATACCTTCCCACATTGTCTCTTTTTCCTGTTTCTCACAGAACTTCTTCCAGCTCTCAGTTTGGGCTTGTTTGATCCGGTTTTCATACTCTTGTTTTAATGTAAGGTATTCACCTACGACCTCTGGCCTTCTGCGTGCTGCGGCACATCTTATCCTCCTCTTTCTAGTCTCAACCTGTTTCTTGAGCACCTGTAGTTCTTCGGTCCACCAAGCCATTTTAGTTTTCTTCccggttttaatttttggaatTGCTACATCACTTGATTTGATTACTACTTCTGTGAACTTTTCTACTATTTGTTCTAAGTcttcaactttatttaactttctTACGACTTCTTCTGTTAACtgaaaattttctatattaaacaaCATTTCTTCCTCGAACTTTACCCAGTTAGCTTTTttactattgtaaatttttgttttactccTTCTATGAATTCCTTGATGTATGTTtgcattaattttgaatagtatGGCATTATGATCCGAAGAAACCATTCCGATGTCCACTCTCCAATCTTCGATCTTTCCCAGTAGGTCACTCGTGCACACTGTTATGTCTATGTGGCTGACTATTCTGGTTCCTCTCCTTATTACCTCAAATGTTGGTTGCTGCCCATCGTTCAGTATGTGCAGACCAAGCTCAGTTACCAGACTTCCAAAGGCTTGTCCTCTATTGTCTATTTTCGGGCTTCCCCACCACGGACTTTTGGCATTTGCATCACCTCCTAGGACTATTCTTCTCTTGAGCTCATTCACCGTTGTTTCCAGGTGCTTTAGATAGGGTTCTATATCCGCTGGGTCTGGTTCCATGTAGTATGAGATCAGTGCAATGCCAGACTCCGCCGTGGTCTTCAGTTTAATAGGCACTATATTGGTTGTTGTTAGTGCGGGGTATTGGATAATACCAATATCCTCGTCAAAAATCAACACTGCTGCCTTTATAACTTTACCTGCCGGAGGATTCTGGCACTGCACCACTCTCACTCCACTGTAATCTTTCACTCTGCCCAGGGCTCCAATGTATGGCTCCTGTACTAGAGCGACTGTTATTTTTCTAGATTGTGCCTCGTAAATAAGTTCGCTCATTGCAAGGCCTTTCCTTTGCAGGTTAACCTGCACTATTTTTATCGGTTT contains:
- the LOC110994194 gene encoding inactive peptidyl-prolyl cis-trans isomerase shutdown isoform X1; amino-acid sequence: MEGPPIVLEDGLDLQKLITSSSILNINVDYDDLDNFLEDDDNNKFDLIGEPVESFESLERDLAPIDGNGYVKKKTLEEGGGMPLHEGCTVYIAYSGYWENSLEPFDIWKPNKPLVVDLKENGLLPGILLAVKSMLVGEKSIFLLSHQVAYGDLGIPPRIKPRAKCVFYIKLIKSILTPKEGPLNFSEPNMFKRVLHEVKMIHVSGVTLYKSKNLSAAIQLFKKGVNMLHKCRLADEDEEMQQRKLLVKLYTNLAICYNLTKQPLKACISCNELHRLDNLWNNSKVLFQNAKALRMIGQFEEAHKKLKRALKLSPNNNGIKAEVELLENTSKECCIDVCLNNGRNLIDNNFKREVDSLVVNFKQNPNVCKLTLPPGMNYSEMEYVKEACLRENLFFNQVQETYTLDKESDDVKDFINFVIDS
- the LOC110994194 gene encoding uncharacterized protein LOC110994194 isoform X2, with the protein product MEGPPIVLEDGLDLQKLITSSSILNINVDYDDLDNFLEDDDNNKFDLIGEPVESFESLERDLAPIDGNGYVKKKTLEEGGGMPLHEGCTVYIAYSGYWENSLEPFDIWKPNKPLLCR
- the LOC110994195 gene encoding protein l(2)37Cc — its product is MAQLFNRIGQLGLGVALVGGVVNSALYNVDGGHRAVIFDRFAGVKNLVVGEGTHFFIPWVQRPIVFDIRSRPRNVPTVTGSKDLQNVNITLRILFRPVPDQLPKIYTILGIDYDERVLPSITAEVLKAVVAQFDAGELITQREIVSQKVSESLTERAAQFGLILDDISITHLTFGKEFTQAVELKQVAQQEAEKARFLVEKAEQQKKAAIIAAEGDAQAAVLLAKSFGSAGEGLVELRRIEAAEDIAYQLSKSRNVTYLPQGQNVLLNLPTQN